From a single Parambassis ranga chromosome 2, fParRan2.1, whole genome shotgun sequence genomic region:
- the LOC114449127 gene encoding bcl-2/adenovirus E1B 19 kDa-interacting protein 2-like protein isoform X3, translated as MESREAEQEDDTPSLPRSGTSHTMTGATTTTSAAAADPTPVVMATTDADSTEEEEDHREDVSAGDQEEEDQREDVSAGDQEEEGAAEQRSSTPTTNRPDPPSSLTLSGPRPMKKKVLVAPALSLSLGRSESAVSDDFPSAFLSPSPDDDEDIGLDFDLDAMETPSDTESLPFPIYDLEDDLQRLGVASHRRRVLASSPGSCSASQPVPGTDQGEPGALDREDVVDSEGTRWRCFSTGVPLQESRVNMTVLQPFLRVLSHGGYYGDGMNDIIVFSSCYLPESHLENYQYVMDNLFRFVIGTLDLMVAENYVIVYFCAGGQKDKLPGISWLRECYTSIDRRLRKNLKGFYVVHPTWYIKALITIIKPFISSKFSRKLQFVDSLQSLSQLIPTEHVQIPDCVRQYDHSLSR; from the exons ATGGAGTCCAGAGAGGCGGAGCAAGAAGACGACACTCCTTCATTACCCAG ATCAGGCACCAGCCACACTATGACTGGAGCTACAActacaacctctgctgctgctgctgatccgacccctgttgtcatggcaaccacaGATGCTGACTCCAcag aagaggaggaggaccacAGGGAGGACGTGTCTGCAGGAGACCAAGAGGAG gaggaccagagggaggACGTGTCTGCAGGAGAccaagaggaggagg GAGCGGCGGAGCAGAGATCCTCCACGCCGACCACAAACAGACCAG acCCTCCTAGCAGTCTGACCCTGTCAGGCCCAAGACCAATGAAGAAGAAGGTCCTGGTGGCACCGGCTCTGAGTCTGTCGCTAG GTCGCAGCGAGTCGGCGGTCTCTGATGACTTCCCCTCAGCATTCCTCTCACCCTCACCTGATGATGACGAGGACATCGGGCTCGACTTTGACCTGGATGCCATGGAGACGCCCTCCGACACTGAATCACTCCCCTTCCCCATCTATGACCtggaag ATGACCTGCAGCGCCTCGGCGTGGCGTCCCACCGCCGCAGAGTGTTGGCCTCCAGCCCCGGCTCCTGCTCCGCCTCTCAGCCCGTCCCGGGAACAGACCAGGGTGAGCCAGGAGCTTTGGACCGGGAGGACGTGGTGGACAGCGAGGGAACCAGGTGGCGCTGTTTCTCCACGGGCGTCCCTCTGCAGGAGAGCCGGGTCAACATGACTGTCCTGCAGCCGTTTCTGCGCGTGCTGTCACACGGAG GTTACTATGGAGACGGTATGAATGACATCATCGTGTTTTCCTCCTGCTACCTGCCAGAGAGCCACCTGGAGAATTACCAGTATGTGATGGATAACCTgttcag GTTTGTCATTGGAACGTTGGACCTGATGGTGGCGGAGAACTATGtgattgtgtatttttgtgctgGAGGTCAGAAGGACAAGCTGCCAGGGATCAGCTGGCTCCGAGAGTGTTACACCTCCATCGACCGCAG GCTGAGGAAAAACCTGAAAGGTTTCTACGTGGTTCATCCCACCTGGTACATCAAAGCCCTCATTACCATCATCAAACCCTTCATCAG cTCAAAGTTCAGTAGGAAGCTCCAGTTTGTGGACAGTCTCCAGAGCCTATCTCAGCTCATCcccactgagcatgtgcagatcCCAGACTGCGTCAGACA GTATGATCACAGTCTGTCCAGGTGA
- the LOC114449127 gene encoding bcl-2/adenovirus E1B 19 kDa-interacting protein 2-like protein isoform X2, translated as MESREAEQEDDTPSLPRSGTSHTMTGATTTTSAAAADPTPVVMATTDADSTEEEDHREDVSAGDQEEDHREDVSAGDQGEEDQREDVSAGDQEEEGAAEQRSSTPTTNRPDPPSSLTLSGPRPMKKKVLVAPALSLSLGRSESAVSDDFPSAFLSPSPDDDEDIGLDFDLDAMETPSDTESLPFPIYDLEDDLQRLGVASHRRRVLASSPGSCSASQPVPGTDQGEPGALDREDVVDSEGTRWRCFSTGVPLQESRVNMTVLQPFLRVLSHGGYYGDGMNDIIVFSSCYLPESHLENYQYVMDNLFRFVIGTLDLMVAENYVIVYFCAGGQKDKLPGISWLRECYTSIDRRLRKNLKGFYVVHPTWYIKALITIIKPFISSKFSRKLQFVDSLQSLSQLIPTEHVQIPDCVRQYDHSLSR; from the exons ATGGAGTCCAGAGAGGCGGAGCAAGAAGACGACACTCCTTCATTACCCAG ATCAGGCACCAGCCACACTATGACTGGAGCTACAActacaacctctgctgctgctgctgatccgacccctgttgtcatggcaaccacaGATGCTGACTCCAcag aggaggaggaccacAGGGAGGACGTGTCTGCAGGAGACCAAGAGGAGGACCACAGGGAGGACGTGTCTGCAGGAGACCAAGGagaggaggaccagagggaggACGTGTCTGCAGGAGAccaagaggaggagg GAGCGGCGGAGCAGAGATCCTCCACGCCGACCACAAACAGACCAG acCCTCCTAGCAGTCTGACCCTGTCAGGCCCAAGACCAATGAAGAAGAAGGTCCTGGTGGCACCGGCTCTGAGTCTGTCGCTAG GTCGCAGCGAGTCGGCGGTCTCTGATGACTTCCCCTCAGCATTCCTCTCACCCTCACCTGATGATGACGAGGACATCGGGCTCGACTTTGACCTGGATGCCATGGAGACGCCCTCCGACACTGAATCACTCCCCTTCCCCATCTATGACCtggaag ATGACCTGCAGCGCCTCGGCGTGGCGTCCCACCGCCGCAGAGTGTTGGCCTCCAGCCCCGGCTCCTGCTCCGCCTCTCAGCCCGTCCCGGGAACAGACCAGGGTGAGCCAGGAGCTTTGGACCGGGAGGACGTGGTGGACAGCGAGGGAACCAGGTGGCGCTGTTTCTCCACGGGCGTCCCTCTGCAGGAGAGCCGGGTCAACATGACTGTCCTGCAGCCGTTTCTGCGCGTGCTGTCACACGGAG GTTACTATGGAGACGGTATGAATGACATCATCGTGTTTTCCTCCTGCTACCTGCCAGAGAGCCACCTGGAGAATTACCAGTATGTGATGGATAACCTgttcag GTTTGTCATTGGAACGTTGGACCTGATGGTGGCGGAGAACTATGtgattgtgtatttttgtgctgGAGGTCAGAAGGACAAGCTGCCAGGGATCAGCTGGCTCCGAGAGTGTTACACCTCCATCGACCGCAG GCTGAGGAAAAACCTGAAAGGTTTCTACGTGGTTCATCCCACCTGGTACATCAAAGCCCTCATTACCATCATCAAACCCTTCATCAG cTCAAAGTTCAGTAGGAAGCTCCAGTTTGTGGACAGTCTCCAGAGCCTATCTCAGCTCATCcccactgagcatgtgcagatcCCAGACTGCGTCAGACA GTATGATCACAGTCTGTCCAGGTGA
- the LOC114449127 gene encoding bcl-2/adenovirus E1B 19 kDa-interacting protein 2-like protein isoform X1 has product MESREAEQEDDTPSLPRSGTSHTMTGATTTTSAAAADPTPVVMATTDADSTEEEEDHREDVSAGDQEEDHREDVSAGDQGEEDQREDVSAGDQEEEGAAEQRSSTPTTNRPDPPSSLTLSGPRPMKKKVLVAPALSLSLGRSESAVSDDFPSAFLSPSPDDDEDIGLDFDLDAMETPSDTESLPFPIYDLEDDLQRLGVASHRRRVLASSPGSCSASQPVPGTDQGEPGALDREDVVDSEGTRWRCFSTGVPLQESRVNMTVLQPFLRVLSHGGYYGDGMNDIIVFSSCYLPESHLENYQYVMDNLFRFVIGTLDLMVAENYVIVYFCAGGQKDKLPGISWLRECYTSIDRRLRKNLKGFYVVHPTWYIKALITIIKPFISSKFSRKLQFVDSLQSLSQLIPTEHVQIPDCVRQYDHSLSR; this is encoded by the exons ATGGAGTCCAGAGAGGCGGAGCAAGAAGACGACACTCCTTCATTACCCAG ATCAGGCACCAGCCACACTATGACTGGAGCTACAActacaacctctgctgctgctgctgatccgacccctgttgtcatggcaaccacaGATGCTGACTCCAcag aagaggaggaggaccacAGGGAGGACGTGTCTGCAGGAGACCAAGAGGAGGACCACAGGGAGGACGTGTCTGCAGGAGACCAAGGagaggaggaccagagggaggACGTGTCTGCAGGAGAccaagaggaggagg GAGCGGCGGAGCAGAGATCCTCCACGCCGACCACAAACAGACCAG acCCTCCTAGCAGTCTGACCCTGTCAGGCCCAAGACCAATGAAGAAGAAGGTCCTGGTGGCACCGGCTCTGAGTCTGTCGCTAG GTCGCAGCGAGTCGGCGGTCTCTGATGACTTCCCCTCAGCATTCCTCTCACCCTCACCTGATGATGACGAGGACATCGGGCTCGACTTTGACCTGGATGCCATGGAGACGCCCTCCGACACTGAATCACTCCCCTTCCCCATCTATGACCtggaag ATGACCTGCAGCGCCTCGGCGTGGCGTCCCACCGCCGCAGAGTGTTGGCCTCCAGCCCCGGCTCCTGCTCCGCCTCTCAGCCCGTCCCGGGAACAGACCAGGGTGAGCCAGGAGCTTTGGACCGGGAGGACGTGGTGGACAGCGAGGGAACCAGGTGGCGCTGTTTCTCCACGGGCGTCCCTCTGCAGGAGAGCCGGGTCAACATGACTGTCCTGCAGCCGTTTCTGCGCGTGCTGTCACACGGAG GTTACTATGGAGACGGTATGAATGACATCATCGTGTTTTCCTCCTGCTACCTGCCAGAGAGCCACCTGGAGAATTACCAGTATGTGATGGATAACCTgttcag GTTTGTCATTGGAACGTTGGACCTGATGGTGGCGGAGAACTATGtgattgtgtatttttgtgctgGAGGTCAGAAGGACAAGCTGCCAGGGATCAGCTGGCTCCGAGAGTGTTACACCTCCATCGACCGCAG GCTGAGGAAAAACCTGAAAGGTTTCTACGTGGTTCATCCCACCTGGTACATCAAAGCCCTCATTACCATCATCAAACCCTTCATCAG cTCAAAGTTCAGTAGGAAGCTCCAGTTTGTGGACAGTCTCCAGAGCCTATCTCAGCTCATCcccactgagcatgtgcagatcCCAGACTGCGTCAGACA GTATGATCACAGTCTGTCCAGGTGA
- the psmb4 gene encoding proteasome subunit beta type-4, with product MGALALCVQCFTHPGSRWQEHLSDVTPARCTKRTSCRHFLQIANMESCGMKLNFWENGPKPGQFYSLPGGGSGSSGLGTSCGPVRHTLNPMVTGTSVLGVKFTGGVVIAADMLGSYGSLARFRNISRLMKVNNNTILGASGDYADYQYLKQVIEQMVIDEELLGDGHSYSPKAIHSWLTRVMYNRRSRMNPLWNTVVIGGFYNGESFLGYVDKLGVAYEAPTVATGFGAYLAQPLMREVVENKTEITKQEARELVERCLKVLYYRDARSYNRHEIAIVTQEGVEIVGPLSSETNWDIAHMVSGFE from the exons ATGGGcgctctcgctctctgtgtG CAGTGTTTCACTCATCCTGGCAGCAGGTGGCAGGAGCATCTCAGTGACGTCACCCCGGCTCGCTGCACCAAGAGGACGTCGTGTCGTCACTTCCTGCAGATAGCAAACATGGAGTCCTGCGGAATGAAGCTGAATTTCTGGGAGAACGGACCGAAGCCCGGACAGTTTTACTCTCTCCCGGGCggcggcagcggcagcagcggGCTGGGCACATCATGCGGGccggtcagacacacact taACCCCATGGTAACCGGGACATCAGTGCTTGGGGTGAAGTTCACCGGTGGAGTCGTCATCGCGGCGGACATGTTGGGCTCGTACGGCTCTTTGGCTCGCTTCAGAAACATCTCCCGACTCATGAAG GTCAACAACAACACCATACTGGGAGCGTCGGGAGACTACGCCGACTATCAGTACCTGAAGCAGGTCATCGAGCAGATGGT GATCGATGAGGAGCTGCTGGGCGACGGACACAGCTACAGCCCGAAGGCCATCCACTCCTGGCTGACCAGGGTCATGTACAACCGCCGCAGCAGGATGAAccccctgtggaacaccgtcgTCATCGGAGGCTTCTACAACGGCGAGAG TTTCCTAGGTTATGTGGACAAGCTGGGCGTGGCTTATGAGGCTCCCACAGTGGCCACGGGCTTTGGCGCATACCTGGCCCAG cctctGATGAGGGAAGTGGTGGAGAACAAGACGGAAATCACCAAGCAGGAGGCGCGGGAGCTGGTGGAGCGCTGCCTCAAAGTGCTGTACTACAGAGACGCCCGCTCCTACAACAGG catgaGATTGCCATAGTAACGCAGGAGGGTGTGGAGATCGTCGGTCCCCTGTCCTCTGAAACCAACTGGGACATCGCTCACATGGTCAG cgGGTTCGAGTGA
- the rfx5 gene encoding LOW QUALITY PROTEIN: DNA-binding protein RFX5 (The sequence of the model RefSeq protein was modified relative to this genomic sequence to represent the inferred CDS: inserted 2 bases in 1 codon), whose product MSEDQRHQRAEASQRGEGGLEAGEGDTEPSMLLQKLKSNISKTVQTKVDQILQDVQRFSDNDKLYLYLQLPSGPSSGDKSGGDSSSFNTADQLHTCNWIRSHLEEHSDTCLPKQDVYETYKRYCENLQHRPLSAANFGKIIRDIFPNIKARRLGGRGQSKYCYSGIRRKTVLNMPLLPNLDLKNDPAELTELVQTYKQEVTEAACELICDWAQKILKRSFDTVVEIARYLIQEHIVNPRCSQAELVTSAALAGGPAKTHKVIKKTPVISKADGDGAADQKKELGDASSSSSSLKLSSGDKSSAAASKPSSLDAPPPPSSSSLRPAVEAFMKQLPRILPRSSIPDKTLSVRSSPPSLAPKDASGVGGASGPGGPAAAAAASGGGVKVIAMATLPQQQGGPVPVMFLPQGCLPYEREKVAXPPPPPPPQQQHIPAAPTSVVQKARGSTTKRPLEVVTAGGAVGGSGGSAANAPPVKRKRGRPRKPRPEDSLPAAPAALSPQPPPAAPPSHTPIITSLTGGVIQKASSTTASSSTQPVLELVIQEQPGLVLSQLPAVSDPAHRLVEHRGVVVQCQTGGAGEPDHHGRPVLLLQSPGTPGWELAPAGRTPMVEVIQKAPRPSNNNSTAPPPAAHLQPPSLPPPTLHEERGEVEITLTPVELPVSPPPPPSAPSAAPTMAVKTEEEEESVTSSHTEGH is encoded by the exons ATGTCGGAGGACCAGCGCCACCAGCGGGCTGAAGCCTCCCAGCGGGGGGAGGGCGGTCTGGAGGCAGGGGAGGGCGACACAGAGCCCAgcatgctgctgcagaaactcaAGAGCAACATCTC TAAGACTGTTCAGACCAAAGTGGATCAGATCCTG CAAGATGTTCAACGTTTCTCTGACAACGACAAGCTGTACCTGTACCTCCAGCTGCCCTCTGGACCCAGCTCTGGAGACAAGAG tggaggTGACTCCAGTTCATTCAACACAGCGGACCAGCTGCACACCTGTAACTGGATCCGCAGTCACCTGGAGGAGCACTCGGACACCTGCCTGCCCAAGCAGGACGTCTACGAGACATACAA GAGGTACTGTGAGAATCTGCAGCACCGTCCGCTGAGTGCCGCGAACTTCGGGAAGATCATCAGAGACATTTTCCCCAACATCAAGGCCCGGCGGCTGGGCGGCAGAGGACAGTCCAA ATACTGTTACAGCGGCATCAGGAGGAAGACGGTCCTCAACATGCCTTTGCTGCCCAACCTGGACCTGAAGAACGAcccg gCAGAGCTGACCGAGCTGGTGCAGAcgtacaaacaggaagtgacagaggCGGCGTGTGAGCTGATCTGTGATTGGGCACAAAAAATACTGAAGCGCTCCTTTGACACAGTGGTGGAGATCGCACGCTACCTGATCCAGGAGCACATAGTTAACCCTCGCTGCAGCCAGGCCGAGCTGGTGACCTCTGCCGCTCttgcag gaggTCCGGCTAAAACCCACAAGGTGATCAAGAAAACTCCGGTCATCTCTAAAGCCGACGGCGACGGAGCTGCAGATCAGAAG AAGGAGCTCGGAGACGCctcgtcctcctcgtcctcgtTGAAGCTATCTTCTGGAGACAAATCGTCGGCCGCGGCCTCCAAACCTTCGTCCCTGGacgctcctcctccaccctcctcctcgtctctgcGTCCTGCG gtggaggcctTCATGAAGCAGTTACCCAGGATCCTCCCTCGGAGCTCCATCCCAGATAAGACGCTGTCTGTGCGCTCCTCGCCCCCCTCACTGGCTCCCAAAGATGCCTCCGGTGTCGGGGGTGCATCTGGACCTGGAGGCCCCGCAGCAGCCGCTGCCGCCAGCGGTGGAGGCGTGAAGGTTATTGCCATGGCAACGCTGCCCCAGCAGCAAGGCGGCCCTGTCCCGGTGATGTTCCTGCCTCAGGGCTGTCTGCCCTACGAGAGGGAGAAGGTCGC CCccccgccgcctcctcctcctcagcagcagcacatcccAGCAGCCCCCACCTCTGTGGTCCAGAAGGCAAGAGGAAGCACCACTAAGCGCCCCCTGGAGGTGGTGACCGCGGGTGGTGCTGTGGGTGGGTCCGGTGGCTCTGCTGCCAACGCTCCTCCAGTCAAACGGAAACGTGGACGGCCCAGAAAACCGCGGCCAGAGGactcacttcctgctgctcctgctgctctttctcctcAGCCTCCGCCTGCTGCACCTCCCTCCCACACCCCTATTATCACCTCTCTGACTGGCGGCGTCATCCAGAAGGCCTCCTCCACCACTGCGTCCTCCTCCACGCAGCCTGTGCTGGAGCTGGTTATCCAGGAACAGCCGGGCCTGGTTCTGAGTCAGCTGCCGGCGGTGTCGGACCCAGCTCACCGGCTGGTGGAGCACCGTGGGGTGGTGGTGCAGTGCCAGACAGGCGGGGCGGGTGAGCCAGACCACCACGGCAGGCCGGTGCTCCTGTTACAGAGCCCGGGGACCCCCGGCTGGGAGCTGGCGCCGGCAGGACGGACCCCGATGGTGGAGGTCATCCAGAAAGCTCCTCGACCGAGCAATAACAACAGCACcgctcctccacctgcagctcaccTCCAGCCGCCCTCGCTCCCCCCGCCCACGCTGCACGAGGAGCGGGGCGAGGTGGAGATAACGCTGACCCCGGTGGAGCTGCCCGTCagcccacccccacctccctccGCCCCCTCCGCCGCTCCCACCATGGCAGTAaaaactgaggaggaggaggagagcgtcacctcctcacacacagagggacactag
- the mllt11 gene encoding protein AF1q isoform X2 codes for MEKSNSQYDSFLFWRQPIPALDLSELEDLGLIDGQLAKSSQGRDKRWNRDVEQGELPEFSSFNYWRAPIADVDALLEDLNLLL; via the exons ATGGAGAAATCAAACAGCCAGTACGACTCCTTCCTCTTCTGGAGGCAGCCCATCCCGGCACTGGACCTGTCCGAACTGGAAGACCTGGGTTTGATTGACGGTCAGCTGGCCAAAAGCAGCCAAGGAAGAGACAAGAGGTGGAACCGCGATGTTGAG cagggggagctgccTGAGTTTTCATCCTTTAACTACTGGAGAGCTCCCATCGCTGACGTGGACGCTCTGCTGGAGGACCTCAACCTGCTGCTATGA
- the mllt11 gene encoding protein AF1q isoform X1: protein MEKSNSQYDSFLFWRQPIPALDLSELEDLGLIDGKTFNTRTETLGRQEVRRRVFMFAASLQQGELPEFSSFNYWRAPIADVDALLEDLNLLL, encoded by the exons ATGGAGAAATCAAACAGCCAGTACGACTCCTTCCTCTTCTGGAGGCAGCCCATCCCGGCACTGGACCTGTCCGAACTGGAAGACCTGGGTTTGATTGACG GTAAGACATTCAACACCAGAACAGAAACTTTAgggagacaggaagtcaggaggCGGGTGTTCATGTTTGCTGCTTCcctccagcagggggagctgccTGAGTTTTCATCCTTTAACTACTGGAGAGCTCCCATCGCTGACGTGGACGCTCTGCTGGAGGACCTCAACCTGCTGCTATGA